A genomic region of Raphanus sativus cultivar WK10039 chromosome 6, ASM80110v3, whole genome shotgun sequence contains the following coding sequences:
- the LOC108829030 gene encoding BTB/POZ and TAZ domain-containing protein 1 isoform X1, whose product MAITATQNDGVSLTADNVSYELVETDVDIITSGRRRIPAHSGVLASASPVLTNIIKKPKKSYGGSSKRVVKILGVPCDAVSVFVRFLYSPSLTEKEMENYGIHLLAVSHVYMVPQLKQRCTKGVGETLTAENVVDVLQLARLCDAPDLCLKCMRLIHSKFKTVEQTEGWKFLQEHDPLLELDILQFIDEAESRKKRRRRHRREQNLYMQLSEAMECIEHICTDGCTLVGPSSNLDNNKSTSQVKTGPCSAFSTCYGLQLLIRHFAVCKKRGDGKGCLRCKRMIQLLRLHSSVCDQSESCRVPLCRQFKNRGEKDNKMVEDTKWKVLVRRVASAKAMSSLSQSKKKKSEVLFKEEAEDFIRIRKKLF is encoded by the exons ATGGCCATAACAGCTACTCAAAACGACGGTGTTTCGTTAACAGCCGATAACGTTTCATACGAACTGGTGGAAACGGATGTTGACATCATCACTTCCGGTCGCCGTCGTATTCCGGCACACTCCGGGGTCCTT GCTTCTGCATCGCCGGTACTTACGAACATCATCAAGAAGCCGAAGAAAAGTTACGGCGGATCATCGAAAAGAGTCGTTAAGATTCTCGGTGTTCCATGCGACGCCGTTTCAGTTTTTGTCAGATTCCTCTACTCTCCCAG TCTGACCGAGAAGGAGATGGAGAATTATGGAATCCATCTGCTGGCTGTATCACACGTTTACATGGTGCCTCAGCTGAAGCAAAGGTGCACGAAAGGCGTCGGTGAGACACTGACGGCAGAAAACGTAGTCGATGTTCTCCAGCTAGCTCGGCTCTGCGACGCACCTGACCTCTGTCTCAAGTGTATGCGTTTGATCCACTCAAAGTTCAAGACCGTTGAACAAACCGAAGGATGGAAGTTTCTTCAAGAACACGATCCTTTGCTTGAACTCGACATTCTCCAATTCATTGACGAGGCTGAATCG AGGAAGAAAAGAAGACGGAGACATAGACGAGAACAGAATCTTTATATGCAATTGAGTGAAGCCATGGAATGCATAGAGCACATATGCACCGATGGTTGCACGTTGGTCGGACCATCGTCCAACTTAGACAACAACAAGTCAACATCTCAAGTCAAAACGGGTCCATGCAGTGCTTTCTCGACGTGTTACGGACTCCAACTTCTGATACGTCACTTTGCTGTCTGCAAGAAAAGAGGCGATGGCAAAGGCTGTCTTCGTTGCAAGAGAATGATTCAACTCCTTAGACTCCATTCTTCAGTTTGCGACCAATCTGAGTCTTGTCGTGTCCCACTTTGCAG GCAATTTAAGAATAGAGGAGAAAAGGACAATAAAATGGTCGAGGACACGAAGTGGAAGGTTCTAGTCAGAAGAGTTGCGTCCGCGAAAGCCATGTCTTCATTGTCtcaatcaaagaagaagaaaagtgaagTGTTATtcaaagaagaagctgaagattTCATCAGAATCCGGAAGAagttattttga
- the LOC108829030 gene encoding BTB/POZ and TAZ domain-containing protein 1 isoform X2: protein MENYGIHLLAVSHVYMVPQLKQRCTKGVGETLTAENVVDVLQLARLCDAPDLCLKCMRLIHSKFKTVEQTEGWKFLQEHDPLLELDILQFIDEAESRKKRRRRHRREQNLYMQLSEAMECIEHICTDGCTLVGPSSNLDNNKSTSQVKTGPCSAFSTCYGLQLLIRHFAVCKKRGDGKGCLRCKRMIQLLRLHSSVCDQSESCRVPLCRQFKNRGEKDNKMVEDTKWKVLVRRVASAKAMSSLSQSKKKKSEVLFKEEAEDFIRIRKKLF, encoded by the exons ATGGAGAATTATGGAATCCATCTGCTGGCTGTATCACACGTTTACATGGTGCCTCAGCTGAAGCAAAGGTGCACGAAAGGCGTCGGTGAGACACTGACGGCAGAAAACGTAGTCGATGTTCTCCAGCTAGCTCGGCTCTGCGACGCACCTGACCTCTGTCTCAAGTGTATGCGTTTGATCCACTCAAAGTTCAAGACCGTTGAACAAACCGAAGGATGGAAGTTTCTTCAAGAACACGATCCTTTGCTTGAACTCGACATTCTCCAATTCATTGACGAGGCTGAATCG AGGAAGAAAAGAAGACGGAGACATAGACGAGAACAGAATCTTTATATGCAATTGAGTGAAGCCATGGAATGCATAGAGCACATATGCACCGATGGTTGCACGTTGGTCGGACCATCGTCCAACTTAGACAACAACAAGTCAACATCTCAAGTCAAAACGGGTCCATGCAGTGCTTTCTCGACGTGTTACGGACTCCAACTTCTGATACGTCACTTTGCTGTCTGCAAGAAAAGAGGCGATGGCAAAGGCTGTCTTCGTTGCAAGAGAATGATTCAACTCCTTAGACTCCATTCTTCAGTTTGCGACCAATCTGAGTCTTGTCGTGTCCCACTTTGCAG GCAATTTAAGAATAGAGGAGAAAAGGACAATAAAATGGTCGAGGACACGAAGTGGAAGGTTCTAGTCAGAAGAGTTGCGTCCGCGAAAGCCATGTCTTCATTGTCtcaatcaaagaagaagaaaagtgaagTGTTATtcaaagaagaagctgaagattTCATCAGAATCCGGAAGAagttattttga